AGGAGCAGGGGAATAGGGGAGACGCACCGGACGCAAAGAATAACCAATACCCAAGCAATACCCAATCCCCGTTGCCCCTTATCCCACTCCCTACGACCGTGGCGACCCCGAGTTCCTCCCCTTTCTCCGTTCCCTATTCCCTATAACTTGCAAAGAATTATGATGTTTCAAACTAACCAAGTATACCCTGTCATCTGGCACAACGACTCAGTTTCGCTGATTGACCAAACGCGTTTGCCAAATGAGTATGCATTTGTAGAAATTAGTCGCAGTGAAGATATGGCAGTTGCCATCAAAACCATGATTGTCCGGGGTGCGCCCGCGATTGGTGTTGCTGCTGCCTATGGCATTTATCTTGGTGCGAGAGAAATTCATACAGACAACCGAGATGAGTTTTTGCACCACTTGGAAAATGTCGCCCAAATGCTGCGTTCTACCCGCCCCACAGCAGTCAATTTATTTTGGGCAATCTCCCGGATGATGAAAGTAGCCTATGAAACGATTGGTACAGTAGATGAGATTAGAAAAGCTCTCTTCCAAACTGCCCAAGCTATCAATGCTGAAGATTTACAAACTTGCCAAGATATCGGTGACAATGGCTTAAAAGCCTTACCTACTCAACCAGGACAACTAACCTTGCTCACCCACTGTAACGCTGGCGCATTAGCAACCGCAGGTTACGGTACAGCTTTGGGTGTAGTACGTTCTGCTTGGCGAGAAGGACGCTTGGCACGCTTATTTGCCGATGAAACTAGACCCAGATTGCAGGGTGCAAAACTCACAGCTTGGGAATGTGTACAAGAAAGCATTCCGGTTACGGTAATTACTGATAGTATGGCTGCCCACTGCATGAAACAAGGTTTAATTCATGCTGTCGTTGTAGGTGCTGACAGAATTGCCGCTAATGGAGATACGGCAAATAAAATTGGTACGTATAGTTTAGCATTAGTATCCAAAGCACATAACATTCCTTTCTTTGTTGCTGCACCCCTTTCTACTGTAGATTTTGACTTAGGTGATGGTAGCCAAATTCCAATTGAAGAGCGCCACCCAGGAGAAATTTACCAAATTGATGATACTATTTTGACGCCTGAAGGTGTGGAATTCTACAATCCTGCTTTTGATGTCACCCCAGCAGAATTAATTACAGCCATCATTACTGAGAATGGTGTGTTTGCCCCCAGTGAGTTAAAACAACTAGAAGCCAGAAAAGCAGCTTAAGGACTTCCAAATAAAATCTAATTGCAGGAGACAAGGGAGATTTGATGACAACAAATGCGATCGCTTGCTTATGAAGATTAAATGCAAAGCCAACTGGACACGATATTTACTAAAAACAAGTGTAACTATCATTACAACTACTGGATTACTTGGTACGTTAAAATCGACCACTGCTCAGATTCCAGCCAATCAGCTTGGTCAACAACTCCTGCAACAAACAAGTCAATGTATTAAGAGTAAATTTACTGACACTGCTCCATCTAATTTGCAAGCTTTGCAAACAGCTTCTATGCAATGCGTCTTGCAGGTAACAATGTTAGCAGAAGATGGTAGCATTCGTCCTGATGCAAGCGATCGGATTACCGCTTTAGTTGCAGCTACCGGAGTCAGCCTTCCTCAACCTGTTAGCCAAGGGCAAGCTAACATCCCACTCAAATTACTTCCTAACACCAATGTTTTTACTCTTCCAGTTCAAATCGGTGGACAAAGCAAAACCTTTCTTTTAGATACAGGTGCCTCTGCTTCTATTATTAACAATGAAACAGCTACACAATTAAAGCTTCAGGGTACACCTGTTCCTAACGACTTCATCAAATATTTAGTTGTAGGAAATGACTGTTCAAAAGTACAAGCTAGTTTCCATAGCTTGCCGCTTTTAGCTGTAAATAAAGCTCAAGTTCAAGGTTTATTTGGCATAGGCATGGGTCAAAATTCAATTCCAGTCAATACATCTGGAGTTTTGGGATTAGATTTTTTAAGCAATTTTGATGTTGTGATTAATCCTAAAAAATTGCAACTGCAACTTTTACCACCTTCACCACCAGTGACAGGGGCAATTCCCCTACAAGGCAAACTAGGCAATATGATTGCCCAAGCTAAAATTAACGGTCAAGGGCCTTTTAATTTCCTACTAGATACAGGCGCTGAAACAACAGTTATATCCAAATCATTAGCTAAAAAACTAAAAATAGACCAAACTAAATTAAGCAAAACAGAAGTAAATGGATTTTGTGGAACAGAAAAAGCGCAAAAAATCAAGTTATCACAACTAAACTTACAGCAACATCAAGCTACTCTAATTGATGCAGTGATTTTAGAAAGCGATAACATTTTTAACGTCTTAGGAATTCAAGGCATTATTGGTCAAAACGTTCTCAATAGGTATCAGCAACATTGGCGTTTTGGTAAGCGTAATCCCCTTGGCTACACCGAATCAGGCAGCTTAGTATTAATACCTGTATCAAAGAAATAATCAGACTATTTTGGATTGACTCCAAAACCATTAGTGTACCCTACGGGAAGCCGCCCTTAGGGGCGTCTACATCCGTGTGCATTCGTGTTTGTCAATACCACCCTCATCCGCACACGCCAAAAATTTTGTTGGCATAATATCTCGCCTGCGATGCCTCCATAACATCTAATATAAATTTGTAAAGACGCTCACTTTGACTGGAGCATGACCATAACACAGTTAAATAATCGCTATAAAGTTATCCAAGTACTTGGTGCAGGTGGGTTTGGCGAAACATTTTTGGCAGAAGATACCCACATGCCTTCTCGGCGTCGCTGTGTGATCAAGCAACTCAAACCAGTGACAAACGACCCGCAAACCTACAAAATGATTCAACAACGGTTTGAACGGGAAGCAGCTACCTTAGAACTTTTAGGTGAAAGTAGTGACCAAATTCCCAAACTCTACGCTTATTTTTCCGAACACGGACAATTTTATCTTGTCCAAGAATGGATTCAAGGTCAAACCCTAACAAATCTTGTCGAAACTCAAGGGCCAATCAGTGAAAATCAAGTTAGAGAAATTTTATTGAGTCTTTTATCAGTCTTAGACTATGTCCATAGTAAAGGCATTATTCACCGAGATATCAAGCCTGATAATATTATTCTTCGTACAGTTAATAATCAACCTGTTCTGATTGATTTTGGCGCAGTTAAAGAAACGATACGTTCAATCATCGCTACACCAAATTACTTAACCCAATCTCTAGTAATTGGTACGCCTGGGTATATGCCCAGCGAACAAGCCGTAGGACGCCCAGTGTATGCTACTGATATCTATAGCTTAGGTTTGACAGCAATTTATCTGCTGACAGGCAAACCGCCACACGAGTTACCAACTAACCAACAAACAGGGGAAGTCATTTGGCAGGATTTGGTTCCCAGCGTATCACCAGAATTAGCGATGATCCTCAAACAAGCAACTCATCCTCAAGCCAGCGATCGCTACTCCACCGCTAGTAAAATGTTACATGCTTTGCAATCTGCAAGCACCATTCCCCCGAAACCATCATACTCATCAACTCAATCTACAATCGCCCTGTCTCCTGCTGTGGCACACACCCAGCAAACCCAACCATTAGCTTCTGCCCAAAAGTCTGCTTTTATCCCTGCATCTACCACTTCTAACAATTGGCAAAAACCTGCTGTAATTTTTGGTAGTTTGGTTGTGGGTGGCTTAGTTGCTGGGATCGCGATCGCAAATATCACTCGCCAGCCACAAATAGAAGCAAATATTGATACAACCTCTGTCCCAGAAAAAACAGAATCACCGTTCGCTACCAATCCCACTTCTACACCATTATCTGTAGCTCCCACTACTGAATCTACCGATACACCTGTTGCTTCCCAGCCTCCTTTAATACCTACCTCTCCACAACAACCAGAAACTTCTATTCCTACTACACCTCCAGTTGTATCTGCACCGCAGCAACAACCACCAACATTTGCACCAGTCCCAGAAGATTCTCAAACTGCGGCAGTCCCCACACCAGAACAGCAACAGCCTGCTGAAGATCCTACTCCTGCTATACCTACACCACCCCCACAGCCAGAAAATCAACCCAAAGTTGCCACTGCTAACACTAGTAGCCTTAGTGTTCCTGCTTATCCCACAGGTACTTCTGAAAATACAGTGAAATCAACACTAGGAAAACCCGCAAAAGTTTCTCGAGGCTTATGGAACACCCGCGCTTATCTTTATCGTTTACACCCAAACCAGGTTGATCTTGGTTATTTATTTGACCGTAAAACTGGGGTATTACGGCAAACGGAAGTATCCTTTGCCCAATCTGTTCCACCCCAGGTAATGCAATCTACTTTGCAAGGAATGCTGGGAGGAAATGCCTCTGGTGAAATAAATAAAGCCCTGCAACGAGTGCATGAGCGTCAAATTAACCAATACTCATTCAGTGTTGGCACAGTAGAAGGTGTGATTCAACGCAACCAAGAGGATCAAATTTATATTGGTGTCTGGGATGCAGATTTGCATTAAAAAAAGCCCGCTTGTGCGGGCTTTGTAAATTAATAATTTGATTGCAATAAGTAGAACAACAAAATTAATCATAGAGGCGCACCAGAACGCAGAGAAATAAGAGGTTATCAGGACATAAAAGTTTATTTCATTAATCTAGCTAATAGTAGAGTTTTCAACTTGCAGAATACATATTTTATCTCGTATAAACTTTATTTCTTTTTCGGGACGCTTTAGCTATAGGTATTTAGCTACATTTGAAGAGGGCTAACCTCTACGGAGGAATTTGAAAAACGCTAGCAAAAGAGCATGGCAACGACGCTGCTAAACAATCGCTATCAAGTGATCGAAGTACTCGGTATTGGTGGCTTTAGCGAAACCTTTTTGGCAGAAGATACTTATCTGCCATCTCGTCGTCGTTGTGTGATTAAGCAACTTAAACCTGCAACAAATGACCCAAAAATTTATGACAAAATTCAACGACGGTTTGAACGGGAAGCGATTACCTTAGAGTTTTTGGGCGAAGGTAGTGACCAAATCCCCAAACTCTATGCTTACTTTTATGAGAATGGACAATTTTACTTAGTTCAAGAATGGATTCAAGGTCAAACCTTATCAAATATTATTAAAGCTCAAGGTTCACTGAGCGAAACCGCAGTCAGAGAAATTTTATTGAGTCTGCTGTCAGTTCTAGATTACATCCACAGCAAAGGCATCATCCACCGTGATATCAAGCCA
Above is a genomic segment from Fischerella sp. JS2 containing:
- the mtnA gene encoding S-methyl-5-thioribose-1-phosphate isomerase, translated to MMFQTNQVYPVIWHNDSVSLIDQTRLPNEYAFVEISRSEDMAVAIKTMIVRGAPAIGVAAAYGIYLGAREIHTDNRDEFLHHLENVAQMLRSTRPTAVNLFWAISRMMKVAYETIGTVDEIRKALFQTAQAINAEDLQTCQDIGDNGLKALPTQPGQLTLLTHCNAGALATAGYGTALGVVRSAWREGRLARLFADETRPRLQGAKLTAWECVQESIPVTVITDSMAAHCMKQGLIHAVVVGADRIAANGDTANKIGTYSLALVSKAHNIPFFVAAPLSTVDFDLGDGSQIPIEERHPGEIYQIDDTILTPEGVEFYNPAFDVTPAELITAIITENGVFAPSELKQLEARKAA
- a CDS encoding retropepsin-like aspartic protease; this encodes MKIKCKANWTRYLLKTSVTIITTTGLLGTLKSTTAQIPANQLGQQLLQQTSQCIKSKFTDTAPSNLQALQTASMQCVLQVTMLAEDGSIRPDASDRITALVAATGVSLPQPVSQGQANIPLKLLPNTNVFTLPVQIGGQSKTFLLDTGASASIINNETATQLKLQGTPVPNDFIKYLVVGNDCSKVQASFHSLPLLAVNKAQVQGLFGIGMGQNSIPVNTSGVLGLDFLSNFDVVINPKKLQLQLLPPSPPVTGAIPLQGKLGNMIAQAKINGQGPFNFLLDTGAETTVISKSLAKKLKIDQTKLSKTEVNGFCGTEKAQKIKLSQLNLQQHQATLIDAVILESDNIFNVLGIQGIIGQNVLNRYQQHWRFGKRNPLGYTESGSLVLIPVSKK
- a CDS encoding protein kinase domain-containing protein, producing MTITQLNNRYKVIQVLGAGGFGETFLAEDTHMPSRRRCVIKQLKPVTNDPQTYKMIQQRFEREAATLELLGESSDQIPKLYAYFSEHGQFYLVQEWIQGQTLTNLVETQGPISENQVREILLSLLSVLDYVHSKGIIHRDIKPDNIILRTVNNQPVLIDFGAVKETIRSIIATPNYLTQSLVIGTPGYMPSEQAVGRPVYATDIYSLGLTAIYLLTGKPPHELPTNQQTGEVIWQDLVPSVSPELAMILKQATHPQASDRYSTASKMLHALQSASTIPPKPSYSSTQSTIALSPAVAHTQQTQPLASAQKSAFIPASTTSNNWQKPAVIFGSLVVGGLVAGIAIANITRQPQIEANIDTTSVPEKTESPFATNPTSTPLSVAPTTESTDTPVASQPPLIPTSPQQPETSIPTTPPVVSAPQQQPPTFAPVPEDSQTAAVPTPEQQQPAEDPTPAIPTPPPQPENQPKVATANTSSLSVPAYPTGTSENTVKSTLGKPAKVSRGLWNTRAYLYRLHPNQVDLGYLFDRKTGVLRQTEVSFAQSVPPQVMQSTLQGMLGGNASGEINKALQRVHERQINQYSFSVGTVEGVIQRNQEDQIYIGVWDADLH